One genomic window of Motacilla alba alba isolate MOTALB_02 chromosome 1, Motacilla_alba_V1.0_pri, whole genome shotgun sequence includes the following:
- the HTR2A gene encoding 5-hydroxytryptamine receptor 2A isoform X2, with the protein MDILCDGESSVNPTANSFIQINHERRFYRNVYGAGEINISHLCNLTVNSDNLTNLSCESNMSPPCCPSQKNWPALLTVIVIVLTIAGNILVIMAVSLEKKLQNATNYFLMSLAIADMLLGFLVMPVSMLTILYGYEWPLPRKLCAIWIYLDVLFSTASIMHLCAISLDRYIAIRNPIHHSRFNSRTKAFAKIIAVWTISVGISMPVPVFGLQDDSKVFKKDMFKKDICLLADENFVLVGSFVAFFIPLTIMVVTYFLTIKSLQKEAMLCVNDIGPKTKFTSFSFLPQSSLSSEKLFQRSLNRDTGTSGRRTMQSISNEQKASKVLGIVFFLFVVMWCPFFITNVMAVICKESCKEEVIGGLLNIFVWIGYLSSAVNPLVYTLFNKTYRSAFSRYIQCRYKEEKKPFQLILVNTIPALAYDSRQLQLAQMKSLKKEAKMMAKDYSTVTIGTHCLDGTSKGSIGPGNEK; encoded by the exons ATGGATATTCTTTGTGATGGAGAGAGCTCTGTGAACCCAACTGCAAACTCCTTCATACAAATAAACCATGAGAGAAGATTCTACAGAAATGTTTATGGAGCTGGAGAAATTAATATATCGCATCTCTGCAACTTGACTGTGAACTCTGACAACCTAACCAATCTTTCATGTGAAAGTAACATGAGCCCACCTTGCTGCCCTTCACAGAAAAACTGGCCGGCTTTGCTGACAGTGATAGTGATTGTTTTAACCATTGCTGGAAATATTCTTGTCATCATGGCTGTTTCATTGGAGAAAAAACTACAGAATGCCACTAACTATTTTCTAATGTCACTCGCAATAGCTGATATGCTGCTGGGTTTCCTTGTGATGCCTGTGTCCATGTTAACCATACTGTACG GATATGAATGGCCACTACCTAGAAAGCTCTGTGCCATTTGGATCTACCTGGACGTGCTCTTCTCCACGGCGTCCATCATGCACCTCTGTGCTATCTCACTGGATCGCTACATCGCCATCCGCAACCCCATCCACCACAGCCGCTTCAACTCCAGAACTAAGGCTTTTGCCAAAATAATTGCTGTTTGGACCATATCAGTTG GTATCTCCATGCCTGTACCTGTCTTTGGACTACAAGATGACTCCAAAGTATTTAAGAAAGACATGTTTAAGAAAGACATCTGCTTACTTGCAGATGAGAATTTTGTTCTAGTAGGCTCTTTTGTGGCATTCTTCATCCCTCTGACCATCATGGTAGTCACTTACTTTTTAACTATCAAGTCGCTGCAGAAGGAAGCTATGCTATGTGTGAATGACATTGGCCCTAAGACCAAGTTTACTTCATTCAGCTTCCTCCCTCAGAGTTCCCTGTCCTCAGAGAAACTCTTTCAGCGCTCCTTGAACAGAGATACGGGGACTTCAGGGAGGAGAACCATGCAATCCATCAGCAATGAGCAGAAGGCTTCCAAGGTCCTTGGCATtgtcttctttctgtttgttgtgATGTGGTGCCCGTTTTTCATCACCAATGTGATGGCTGTTATTTGCAAGGAGTCATGCAAAGAAGAGGTCATTGGAGGACTCCTTAACATATTTGTTTGGATTGGCTACCTTTCCTCGGCTGTCAACCCACTCGTATATACGTTGTTCAACAAAACCTACCGCTCAGCTTTCTCTCGCTACATCCAGTGTCGCTACAAGGAGGAGAAGAAACCTTTCCAGCTGATTTTAGTGAACACTATCCCAGCACTTGCATATGACTCCAGACAGCTCCAGCTAGCACAAATGAAGAGTTTGAAAAAAGAGGCGAAAATGATGGCTAAGGATTACTCGACGGTGACGATAGGAACACATTGTTTAGATGGTACCTCCAAGGGAAGTATTGGCCCAGGGAATGAAAAG taa
- the HTR2A gene encoding 5-hydroxytryptamine receptor 2A isoform X1, with product MDILCDGESSVNPTANSFIQINHERRFYRNVYGAGEINISHLCNLTVNSDNLTNLSCESNMSPPCCPSQKNWPALLTVIVIVLTIAGNILVIMAVSLEKKLQNATNYFLMSLAIADMLLGFLVMPVSMLTILYGYEWPLPRKLCAIWIYLDVLFSTASIMHLCAISLDRYIAIRNPIHHSRFNSRTKAFAKIIAVWTISVGISMPVPVFGLQDDSKVFKKDMFKKDICLLADENFVLVGSFVAFFIPLTIMVVTYFLTIKSLQKEAMLCVNDIGPKTKFTSFSFLPQSSLSSEKLFQRSLNRDTGTSGRRTMQSISNEQKASKVLGIVFFLFVVMWCPFFITNVMAVICKESCKEEVIGGLLNIFVWIGYLSSAVNPLVYTLFNKTYRSAFSRYIQCRYKEEKKPFQLILVNTIPALAYDSRQLQLAQMKSLKKEAKMMAKDYSTVTIGTHCLDGTSKGSIGPGNEKVSGV from the exons ATGGATATTCTTTGTGATGGAGAGAGCTCTGTGAACCCAACTGCAAACTCCTTCATACAAATAAACCATGAGAGAAGATTCTACAGAAATGTTTATGGAGCTGGAGAAATTAATATATCGCATCTCTGCAACTTGACTGTGAACTCTGACAACCTAACCAATCTTTCATGTGAAAGTAACATGAGCCCACCTTGCTGCCCTTCACAGAAAAACTGGCCGGCTTTGCTGACAGTGATAGTGATTGTTTTAACCATTGCTGGAAATATTCTTGTCATCATGGCTGTTTCATTGGAGAAAAAACTACAGAATGCCACTAACTATTTTCTAATGTCACTCGCAATAGCTGATATGCTGCTGGGTTTCCTTGTGATGCCTGTGTCCATGTTAACCATACTGTACG GATATGAATGGCCACTACCTAGAAAGCTCTGTGCCATTTGGATCTACCTGGACGTGCTCTTCTCCACGGCGTCCATCATGCACCTCTGTGCTATCTCACTGGATCGCTACATCGCCATCCGCAACCCCATCCACCACAGCCGCTTCAACTCCAGAACTAAGGCTTTTGCCAAAATAATTGCTGTTTGGACCATATCAGTTG GTATCTCCATGCCTGTACCTGTCTTTGGACTACAAGATGACTCCAAAGTATTTAAGAAAGACATGTTTAAGAAAGACATCTGCTTACTTGCAGATGAGAATTTTGTTCTAGTAGGCTCTTTTGTGGCATTCTTCATCCCTCTGACCATCATGGTAGTCACTTACTTTTTAACTATCAAGTCGCTGCAGAAGGAAGCTATGCTATGTGTGAATGACATTGGCCCTAAGACCAAGTTTACTTCATTCAGCTTCCTCCCTCAGAGTTCCCTGTCCTCAGAGAAACTCTTTCAGCGCTCCTTGAACAGAGATACGGGGACTTCAGGGAGGAGAACCATGCAATCCATCAGCAATGAGCAGAAGGCTTCCAAGGTCCTTGGCATtgtcttctttctgtttgttgtgATGTGGTGCCCGTTTTTCATCACCAATGTGATGGCTGTTATTTGCAAGGAGTCATGCAAAGAAGAGGTCATTGGAGGACTCCTTAACATATTTGTTTGGATTGGCTACCTTTCCTCGGCTGTCAACCCACTCGTATATACGTTGTTCAACAAAACCTACCGCTCAGCTTTCTCTCGCTACATCCAGTGTCGCTACAAGGAGGAGAAGAAACCTTTCCAGCTGATTTTAGTGAACACTATCCCAGCACTTGCATATGACTCCAGACAGCTCCAGCTAGCACAAATGAAGAGTTTGAAAAAAGAGGCGAAAATGATGGCTAAGGATTACTCGACGGTGACGATAGGAACACATTGTTTAGATGGTACCTCCAAGGGAAGTATTGGCCCAGGGAATGAAAAGGTTAGTGGTGTGTGA